From the Sebastes umbrosus isolate fSebUmb1 chromosome 2, fSebUmb1.pri, whole genome shotgun sequence genome, one window contains:
- the LOC119481657 gene encoding stathmin-4-like, whose amino-acid sequence MTLAAYREKMRELPLVSLFCSCILPQPRDTTADKEAGVVDLNLCNIRDMEVIELSKRTSGQAFEVILKPPTFDGGPELRATTPPRGKPSLEEIQKKLDAAQERRKCHEAELLKHLAERREHEREVAQKALTKERQEHRADADKEQRQMHLNASQERLQEEDKHSVEVS is encoded by the exons CATACCGAGAGAAGATGCGAGAGCTCCCCCTGGTGTCTCTCTTCTGCTCCTGCATCCTCCCCCAACCCAGAGACACCACGGCCGACAAGGAAG CAGGCGTGGTGGACCTGAACCTGTGCAACATCCGGGACATGGAGGTGATCGAGCTGAGCAAGCGGACGAGCGGCCAGGCCTTCGAGGTCATCCTGAAGCCGCCCACCTTCGACGGCGGCCCGGAGCTGAGGGCGACCACGCCGCCTCGCGGGAAACCCTCGCTGGAGGAGATCCAGAAGAAACTGGACGCTGctcaggagaggaggaag TGTCATGAGGCGGAACTGCTGAAGCACCTGGCCGAGAGGAGGGAGCACGAGCGCGAAGTCGCTCAGAAAGCTCTGACCAAAGAGCGCCAGGAGCACCGCGCCGACGCCGACAAGGAGCAGCGGCAGATGCACCTGAACGCCTCACAGGAGCGACtgcaggaggag GACAAGCACAGTGTGGAG GTGTCTTGA